From Arachis hypogaea cultivar Tifrunner chromosome 3, arahy.Tifrunner.gnm2.J5K5, whole genome shotgun sequence:
acttattttctgtaaatcctagtaactagtttagtataaatagcactttttactattgtactaaggGTCTTTTCCCCTGTTTTCGAATTCTTatgccatttgggaggctggccattcggccatgcctagacctttttctcttatgtattttcaacggtggagtttctacacctcatagattaaggtgaggagctctgatgttcctcatgaattaatgtgagtactattatttttcttttaattcatgcctacttcttctccaagatatactctcgtacttaatttagttaagtcagactgaaggggtgatccgtgacaatcacccactatcttcagtactcgcttagccaagatccgcgtgcctgacaaccacaagcggtctacatgatgttcaacatagtcattggatgccagctggagtatattctcttgggtctctgatccatgcgtttgactagtatctcctgacaatagagtatTAAAAtcagtgagattagaaccttcgtggtataagctagaaataattggcagcattcttgagatccgaaaagtctaaaccttgtctgtggtattccgagtaggatttgggaggagatgactatgacgagcttcaaactcacgactgttgggcgtagtgacagtgcgcaaaaggatcaatggatcttattctgacacaagtgagaaccgacagatgattagccctgcggtgagaaccgtagccagaccattttcactgagatggcggatggtagccattgacaacggtgatccaccaacttacaacttgccatggaagggaggacgCATGATTGGAGGAAGACaacagaaaagcagagattcataagcaacaaagcatctccaaacgcttatctaaaatttccaccaatgaattacataagtatctttatcttattttatgttttatttatctgttaatcatcaaaacctcataaccatttgaatccgtctgactgagatttacaagatgaccatagcttacttcaagccgacaatctccgtgggatcgaaccttactcacgtaaggtattacttggacgacccagtgcacttgctggttagttgtgcggagttgtgaaaagtgtgatcacaattccgtgcaccagcaTACTCTGCAACTTCAAtgttcacaagaagaaaaatcatcaacttgttctcaaccaattaaTACTCAAGAAACTAATGACCATGTCTCTCAAATATGTACTTGTTGTCTTCGATagatcccatgaatctagacagcaagtctgatttgttaagaccCGTCGTCGTCGCCATCTCCTTCCTCCTCTGCCCTATCATCTTcatgaccacattgtccaccactccgatcgcttccttcaacttcttctccGAACCAATGTTTAATAATCACTTCAATTTTCATATAAGCAGCAACGATGATATTGCTCGTTGTATTGATAGCTTGGATGCAAGGTCGAAACTGTCTGCCAACTTGGACTCTGagaaagaaggaatgaagcactcggGGTCCATTCCAAATGAGAATTTGCACatgatgtcgaaggagaatcttctcatgatgtcctaatgtcaAACAATTTATATTGCTTGTCGGAGAGTGAAAAAAGTCGTGCCCTTGGGGTAGTTATGAAATTTGGTCTTAAGGATGTGGTGGACGTTGTCGAAATTGGAAGTGATGCTGTTATCGAGGACGTGGAGCTGGATGCTTCTGGTGGGTGAAGTGCGGAGGAGGTAACTGTACCAGATACAAAGATTTAGAAAGTGTGTGATTCCTGACATGTTGAAGTAGGTACGACATACATGGCAATTACATTATGGCTTGATCTTAGAGTTGAAGAAGAGTAAGAAAAAGATGGAAATAAAGACCGTGAAGGTGAAGAagagtatgaatgttaggattatacgagatatgataaaaattgagaaaaaatggtgtcattttttaacaaaaaaatcaagAATTATTTTGTCCATGTTAAAGTTGTCAGGAAATATTTTATCTCCTATTAGAATTATCAGTGATCATTTTGTCTTCTGTTAAAGTTAACAAAACCAAAGACCTAAGTGACTAACGAAATTAATTGTtaaaaatcaatcaaattattaattttagttgaaAACTAAAGTATCTTATTCGTGATTCGAAATTCTTTGAGGATCAAAATAATAGTCTGAAAAAATTCCAAGTTTTTACCCACTACCGCAACATTTCCACAATTTTCACCTTCTTCGTCCGTTCTTAATTAATGATATGAAGTTGAAGTCTATTATTGCTTTGCAAACACTCGTTGAAACTGGAATTATTGGAACTCGTAACTGAATTTTCAGCTGAGTAGTTATAGCAATAACAGCTATACTATTATTTTATGAAATCGACCGCTGAATTCCAAAGATTCACATTCTCCAACACACAGCTGTCCCCGTAGACTACCATAACATATTATGTGTCAATATCGATTAGTTAAGACTTAAGACCTAAGACTTACGACTGTGACAACACAATCGGTTGGAAATTCAGCACATAACACCACCACCTTGAGTATATACTCATAATCCAACTGACCCGACTAAGACTCGGTCCCCTagcaaacctttttttttttccaacttCAAGAACCTGAATCCAAGAGCTTTGATTAAAGGATCAAATTACCTGTCATGTTCAACAACTATGTGGTGTATAACTAAGTAGTACTTTCATCAGCCTGAAGAGATTAAGGTAGGGTCCTTATTTGTCAAGGCAACAGCCAACCATAGTGCAATAAAGGCAACCCCATAGCCATAGGCATATAATGCAGGGTCCAGAGCTAATGCACATGGTGGTCACAACAAAGTGGCACACCTTTCTAATCGAATAGTATAATAAGTTCCAAGGAAACAAACAAATAGCTAGCTACTCATAAAAGATCAGAATAAATACAAACATGAGATGAAGATTGAAGAACATGAACTCAACTCAGTTAGATCATGAGCCTTATGAACACAATTACTAACATATCACAAAATTAACTTAGATACACACCAGATATACACACTTGAAAAAACTAAAGGCAAAAAGgcaaaataaattagataaagaagaaagaagaactgaACAAAAACTATGATacatagagagagggagagagatgaaTGAATCAAGGCCTGCCTTATTATAATCCTATAGTGAGTGTTTGTCTGTGTGTAACTGCTGGATTGATGAGTAGGTTAACGTTTTAGGGTCTAGCAAAAACACCCCAAATCTTGGCACGACCAAGGCTTTCCAAGAGCTTCTTGGAACCAGGGACATCCATGTCCACAAGCTTCTGAGTGTAAACACAAGCACCAGCAGCAACCATCTGCTTCTTACACTTCTTGGAATGAACCAGCGACTCCAGCAACGACACCGGGTACCTCTTATCCAAACCCACCACCGAAGGGTTCAACAACTGAACCGCACTCACTATCCCTCTCTCGTCCTTCCGAAACACTCTCCGATTCCCTGCATGCATCAGCATCACCGACAATGCTTTCGCACCCGCCTCCTTCTCCTCCGTGCTCTTCCCATCCACCAGCATCTTTATCAGAGGGCTAACGCCGCCGCACTCACCCAACTCCTTCCTCGCTCTTGCGCTCTCCAAACACATAGCATATACGGCTTTACCTGCCGCAACTCTAACCGCCATAACTCCGGACCCCAATGCAGCCACCACACGCGGCACAACAAACCCATCGGAGACAACAACGTCCGCCACGCGCGAACACGAAGCCAGCTGACCCAGAAATTCAATTGCTACATCGGGGCTCCGACCCGACTCCCAGAAATTCTTCAAGCTCTCCAGCGCACCTTCCCTAACCACCGAAAGCTTCAAGCTTTGGTCCTCAGAGACTAAACCACAGAGGCAGGCGATGGCATTCTCTTGCGCCAACGCAGTTCCGGAAGAAGCGAGACCCAAGAGGACGAAAACAGCGTTTTCTTCTACGAGATTCTCCTTGATCTCGGCGAAGCGCGATAAATTCCTGAGAACGCCGGCGGCGGAGGCTTGAGAACCGGGGGTGCCAGCTTGGCAGATCTCCAAGAGCGACGAGATTCCGCCGCGTGAGCCTATGGCCCTGGCGTTCTCCTTCGAGTAACTCAGCGCCTGAAGCGCTATGCAGGCTTTCTCCTTCGCGAACCCGCTTCCGGAATCGAGTACCCGGAGGAGATGGTTGAGGAGAAGCAAGCCCTCGGCAGCGAGGACGGGCTTGCTGGTGTCGACGGTTGAGATTCTGGCGATGGCGGCAACGGCTTTTTCCTTGGACTCAGAGGAGGTGGAGTGATCGAGTGTGCGCACGAGTACCGGGACCACGCCCTGCGCGACGGCGATGACGACGTTCTTGTCGTCCTGATGGAGAAGAGAAAGCAGGGAGTCCATGGCGGAGTTTCGAGAGTCCGGTGAGCCGATTTGGAGGCGGGTGATGAGGTTCCTGGATTGGGATCTGAGAGAGTCGCGGGGGTTGGTGGAGAGGGCGGCGGCGTTGTCGATATGGGTGCGGGAGAGGATGGTGGAGTCGTGGAGGTGGCGGTTGAGGGTGTCGAGGAGGGAGTGGAGGTCGCTCTGTGTCTTGAGCTTGCCGTGAGGGGGGTTGGGGGAGTGGCAGTGTTGGGCGAGGGAGAGAGCGTGGTGGAGCGTTTGCGAGAGAGAGCGGAGGAGGTCGAGGGATAGTGGGTTTGAGGCGGGGAAATCGGAGTCGGAGAGGTGGGTTTGGAGGTGTGTCAGTGTGGCTCCGATGAGTGACCACTTTCCCT
This genomic window contains:
- the LOC112790975 gene encoding uncharacterized protein — its product is MKVTESEAEAEGVTVRECIEVMSSLLSEIPSMESFKGKWSLIGATLTHLQTHLSDSDFPASNPLSLDLLRSLSQTLHHALSLAQHCHSPNPPHGKLKTQSDLHSLLDTLNRHLHDSTILSRTHIDNAAALSTNPRDSLRSQSRNLITRLQIGSPDSRNSAMDSLLSLLHQDDKNVVIAVAQGVVPVLVRTLDHSTSSESKEKAVAAIARISTVDTSKPVLAAEGLLLLNHLLRVLDSGSGFAKEKACIALQALSYSKENARAIGSRGGISSLLEICQAGTPGSQASAAGVLRNLSRFAEIKENLVEENAVFVLLGLASSGTALAQENAIACLCGLVSEDQSLKLSVVREGALESLKNFWESGRSPDVAIEFLGQLASCSRVADVVVSDGFVVPRVVAALGSGVMAVRVAAGKAVYAMCLESARARKELGECGGVSPLIKMLVDGKSTEEKEAGAKALSVMLMHAGNRRVFRKDERGIVSAVQLLNPSVVGLDKRYPVSLLESLVHSKKCKKQMVAAGACVYTQKLVDMDVPGSKKLLESLGRAKIWGVFARP